AGTATGGCCCAAGTTGACCGAATCCATCGCTTTTATAATGATAGTTCTTTGCGTGTTTTAATTCACGGCATTTACGGCAAGTCTTAGCGACAACTTGGCTGTCAGCGTCTGTAAAGTATACGAATCCTCTCGGCTTTGTTCTTTCGACATATTCCTGCGCCAGTAGTTCTTCTCGTAAGCTCATATTCGCTCACCTCCTCGGTTGCCATGGTATTGCTACTGATTCTCTTTTATTATACGAATTAATTCCTTTCGATACCAGTCCGCAAATACATCGCCTTCTTCGCGTATAACAGTTTCGTCTCCTGCAGACGATTGGATTGACCCGACTTTATCTAAGCCGATCAACTCCTCTAACTCTTCCGTTATTAAATTTTCTAAACTGCCTCTCCAATTGTCATCTCCGGAGTCTTATAACGATGTAAGGCGAAGAAAGTTTCACACAGGAAAGTGCGCGACCTATAATATAACGTCTGCAAGAGAAACGAAAACAGTAGACCAAATGACCGTGCGGGAATTACGCGAGGTAAAAAAGGCGATCAGCCCTGAAGGATCGACCATCTAATTATACATTTACGAACAGTTGTTCCATATAAGAAATCTATCATTTTTATCGTTCGTTTAAGTTTTTAAAAAAATTGTGAACGTACTCTAAAACACACACATTTTTACGAACGTTTTTGATGAAATAACAGAGATAAATGTATAAAAAGGTACGGAAAATGGAAAGAAGAAAAGGTTCTATTTGTCGCCATTAAGAGTAAATAATAAAACCGTTATTTTTATAAGTTAGTTTATTGATTTACTTCTTTACATGAAATACGTTAATTTTTTATTTTTAATAAAGTTTATTTTACCAAAACCGCATTAACATTAAATACTTTTGATTTTTTTTGTTCAGCTATCATTAATATAACAATTTCTTAAAAGGGGAGTAGAAGAGAGATTGCTATATGATAAGAAGTGAAAATCGACATTCGTGGTTAATAAGTATAGTTAATAAAACATTGATCTTCAAAAGTTAGTTTTTATCTTTTCTTATCTAATTGAAGACATATGAAAAATATCTAAAAGGACATAGGGGCGTAATCATCATATTATTCTATGGCTCACTTCATCTATCAACCTTGCATAAAAAGAATAAAAAAGGGAATACTGTTTGTAAAAGAGAAAAAGCTAAAGGAGTTGACGTTTTATGGAAAATAATGTGCTTAACGAAATGGATCGAGTTGTTCCAAGTTTACAAGATGAAATGTTGGCTGAATTGTTTTTGGATCAAGTTATAAAGGACTTTAAAAAAAGGAAAATCCTTAAGGAAATTGATCATTCCTTAAAAAATAAAGATAAAGAAGCTTTTTTACACTTAACTGAAAAACTTAAATCTGAATCTTAATACAAACAATATAATATAGAAGAAACTTGTCAAAAAGAAGCCTTTGCCATTACAGGAAAAGGCTTTTCAATTTAAAAGGATTTTAATAAAAACAAACTTCTTATGCTAACAGTAGAAATTAACTAGTTTTTTCAAAAAAATCAGCTACAAAGATAGGTAGTGTTAGATCGTCAAGATTAAAGGCATTTTTAATCTTATTCTCAAGATCCTTTGTTACTCTTCTTTTCCCAACTTCAACTAAAGCAATTAGTGAAAAACTACAATTAACTGCTTTGGCAAAATCACGTTGATTCATGTTGTAACTTTTTCTTATTAGTTTAACGAGATCTTTATCCATTCGCTCCCACTCCACATTTAAACTAGTTGGGTCTCCCTTTTCTGATAAAAAGAAAAGCCAACACATGCTAGTTCAGCTTCTTTCTATTAAGAAAAGTTAAATCAATCATTCTATCTTCTATTTATTAAAGTACAACCTGAAGAAAATTGTTATGCTCTTATAAAAGACCATTTAGAAACTATATGAAAGTTTATTTTACAATGATAACTGGGCAGTCAGCAGAATGTGCAACTTTATGGCTTGCGCTTCCCAGCAACGCTTCTTTTATCATACCTTTTCCCGTGTTCCCTACTATAATTACATCGTAACCTTCTTTCTCGGCATACGATGTAATTATAGTTGAAGGATCTCCATAAAAAGCATGCACGTCATACTCAACGTTTGATTCAGAAAGAAATTGAACAACTGAAGATAAAAGCTGTTGATCTTCGTCATCAATTAATTTATCTAGATCAATATTAAGAACGGGTTCCTGTAGGGGAAGTTCTTGATTAATATGTACGACTGTTATTCGTTCTGATCCCATCGTTTTGGCTAGTCCTGCTCCGTGTTTCAGGGCAGAAACAGAGGACTTTGAACTATCAAATGCTACTAAAATTTTTTTATACATACGAGGATCTCCTTTCAAGGTGAAACTTTTCTCTTAATTGTTAGTAAAAGGGTATTTATTTTTAAATGCCCTTTAAATTTGGAGAGTTGCATTCATCTGCTTGTTAAGTTTTTTAATGAGTAATTTTATCAACATGTAATAGATGTTTGCGCCCAAATGCAACGACAAGCATAGCTAAAAGAACAAAAACAGCTCCCGTTATAAATGGAACATGTGGAGAATAGGTTTCAGCTAACTTATTAGCTAGCCATGGACCGATTGCCCCTCCAATAAAACGGACAAAACTATATGCAGCAGAAACTGTTGCTCGTTCCACGGGTGCAACCTCCATAACGGCTGTTCTAATGAGAGTATTATTTGTACCTAAGAAAAGACCGGCAACAATAACCACAATAATGACGACTGTTGGAGAATTTGTCCAAATCCCCATCGCTAGTAAGGTTAATGCAAATAAAATGAGCATTGTACACATAGATTTAATCGTTCCAAATCTTGCTTGTGGTCTTGGAGCGATTTGGATAGTTGAAAGAAACGAGAATGTATGAAAAGCGCACATTTTATACATATGTAAAGATGGGAAAATGTGTATTTTATGTCAAAAATGTTCTATAATTGGTTTGAATCGATTTTAACACGTTTATACGTGTGAACCCTGATAAAAACCGAGGTAGCTTTTTATTTTGCTTACCTTTTGACTGGACAAATTATAACCTAATACTATATTTTAGATATGTACATGTATATATTTCACTTTTATCAACTATTAAAAGCAGCTATGATCAACCACACATGTAAGAGTAAATAATAAAACCAATAATTTTAACGATATTTACTTAACGTAATTGATTTTATCGGCGTCAGAAAAAGACCTTAAAGTTTAAGGTCTTTTTCATTTTTAATAATTTGTTTATCTAATGGCTTTGAAAAGCCCGTACTTTTGTCTTTATAGCCCATATTAAGATAGAACTTATGAGCTATCTTTCTCTCTTCTCTGTTTCCACTATTTAACATAATATAAGTTGCTTCTTGTCCTATCGCCCATTTTTCTGCCTCGTTCATTAATTTCTCGCCAATTCCTTTACGCCTATGGTCAGCGTCTACAATAAAAGCGACAATTCTTACATAGGAACTATCATACTCATAAAATAAGTTATGACATAACCCCACCATTCCAACTACCTTGTTATTCAGTTCTGCTACTAATGTATGATAATTAGGTTGAGACTGGATATTGCTAAATCTACTCTCTAGCTTTTCTAAAGAAGTCGGATAGCCAAGCTGATCCATTAAATACACTAATTGAGGCATGTCTTCTGTTTGAAACTCCCTTACTTTCATAATTTTCTCCTTTAACTCTTTAGTCTTTATCCGTAATAAATTCTATAGCATTAATTAAAATCCTCTGAGAATGACTTATAGGATATACAAGGTTAGTTACCATAAAACTGATTATCAGAAGAAATCATGTATGCAGGATATTGGCTTAAGAGTCATGAATATATAAACCTAAAAGCATAATGAAAGCAGGTGACTTTTATTTATGTTAATAGGTGAAATGCTTACTAAAATAATGAAAGAAGAAATGACAATTAAAGAATTAGCCACAATGTACAGTGTTACTACTCAAACCATCCAAAGAAAATTTAAGAAACTAGGATATGAATGGGATAATAAAAAGTCTGCTTACAAATATACAGGGAAATCACCACAGCCGTTAAATGTTGATTTCAGTACCCTATTTAGAAAAACACCCACTATTAGTAAGGATTTAAGCCACCTTAAAGGTAAAGATAAAAAGAAAGGAATTGGTCGCAATAGGACTAGTGACGTAGTAGACGTTTTATTGGCAGGTACGAAACCGCCATCCAAAAGAGTGTATCAGGGTTTTTATTTTGATAAAGACGTTTTAAACATTATAAATAGTGTTCCTAAAAATTATAAATCTGAACTAATTAATGAAGCGTTAAGAAAAGTATTTAAGGAAAAAGGGTTACTCAAATGAAAAATTCAAGTGACTGTTCAAAAAAAGAAAATTTCGAGGGAAATGAACATCTGTGGGTTGAAGGAATAACTTATTTAAAGAAAAGGCTCTGTTATTAGAACATCGAATAAGAAAAGGGATAAATTATAACAGATTTATTACAGGGAATTTCAAACTAATAAATTCAAATAAAATTTGTTATTGAAAGTGTGATACATTGTATAAGAGACAAAAGATGAAAGGAGTTTTTTTAATGAGTAATCATGAAGCGCAAAATGAACTACCACCCAAAACATGTACAATCGATCGACTTGTAACAATGCCGGATGATGTAAATAAAGTAATCAAGGGCAGAAAGACAGCAACTCGCCGAAATGGAAGGTATGCTGATGTAGGAGAGATAATGGTCTTAGGGAATAAAAAATTCATAGTGGAACGGGTTTATTCTCAATCACTAGGTGAATTAACGGATGAAATTGCTCGCCAGGAGGGCTATGATACAGTAGAAGAATATAAGCAATCTATTTTATCTTATCATCCTGGAATGCCCTGGCTTCCGCAAATGAGGGTATGGGTGCATGAGTTCAGACCAGTTAACGATTGATAGGTAAAAGAAATGGATTTGTTGTACCGCATATTAGTATATATTCATGTTTCTAGTGTTATTTTATCTATTGGTCCTTTCTTTATTCTATTGCCAATGGTTAAAAAACTACATATAGCAAAAGAACAGGAAATGAATGCCTATTTGAGTACATTTCAATCTGTTGTTAGGCTCGCAAAACATACAGGCCATGTTCTTGTTATAACAGGGATACTCCTCGTTATGTGTGGCCCGTGGACGTGGACTACTCCGTGGATTATAATGACACTGATTTTCCTCTTTTGCTCATTGTTCTTTCTGGCTCGTGCGTTTTCACCAACACTTCGAAAGTATAATGAGGAAGGTCAAAATAAAAAAGAACTGGCAACTAAACTAAAGCGATCTATTTGGATTTACATCATTTTATTAATGACTATGCTTTGGCTTATGGTCGGTAAGCCGACTTTTTGGTGAAATTTCCTATATTTGTCGTCACTAAGTGTAAAAAGTAAAACTTTGATAATCCATAAAGTACTTTAGTATTTACTTAACGAATCATGAAACATAGGTGAAAGAAAAAGGTTGCTTTTTTCTAAGTAGAGTCGATTACAATATTTATTTTTTAAGTTATATGTATATGAATCTACAAATCTGACCAGACTAATAACGTATTCCCCCCTATTCCAATAAACTTGAAAATCCTTTGCCTATATGGGCAAAGGATTCTTTTTTTTTCAGTGCAATTTATTAAGTAATTTTACGTAATGCGCATTATAGGTGATTCTTATCGTTTTTAGCTTTCCTAATAATATCTGTTATAAATGGTGCCTTTGCTTCTGTGTATGCTACCCTATCAAAATGATGTTTTTCAGCCAAGTCTCTTTTCAACTGCTGATACTCTTGAAGTACCAGAGGATGTGTTCTTAGATAGTCCCGAAATAAAAGATTACTAGTCCATTCTTTACTTCCATATTTATATACATGTAAATGATGAGTTCCTGCTCGCCATAATCCTCTTCTAAAAAATCTTCTATTAGGAAACTGTGCATGGGATATATGTTCATATCCCACATCTTTTAAAGGCTCGATAAACTCCTCTACATCTTTTAGATGTTGAACACCAACCATTATATCTATTATCTCTTTAGCTCCTAATCCTTTGACAGATGTACTTCCAATATGTTCAATGGCAATAGCTTTGTCTTTCATAATGGATTTTAAAATGCTTTTTTCTTCTTCAAATTTAAGTATCCAGTTAGCATTATAATCCTCAATTATAATAGGTTTATCCATATTCCTCACTCCAGTTTAATCTTTCGTTTAAATATAATACCAATATGAACTATATGGAGCTAGTTCAATAGTTAACATAAGTAGAAACCTTCACAATCCCAATAAGATAAAGTCTAAATTATTTGTAAATTGATTTTTATAATGTCTTATAAAAACTGTATCAAAATGATTATCGTTGTAAATCCACATTTCTCCAACGTTACTCATCATGAATAAATCTTTATTTCTTGAGTAAGCTACCCATGATGTCGCCAAACATTGACTCATGTAACTAGATATACAACCAAAAAAGCTACTGATCCCTATTTAGTAGCTTTTTTGGTCTTTTTAATGTATATAATATACATCTTTAGTCACCATAATGTCTCTTCCGGTACACATACTAAAAAAGAACCCTTGATGCAGGACGGGACTGCACCCTGTTTGTGAGACAGGAATCAAAGCACCTTTTAAACAACCATTTGCCGGTATTGTACTGGTGACCGGTTGTTTAGTTTCGTTTGAATACGGGCATTGTTGTAATAGGTAATATAGTTTTCGACGGTTTGTTCGACGATGGTGGTCGTTGTATATGTTAACTCGTCGAGGTAGAACGTTTCAGACTTTAGCGAGGAATGAAACGATTCAATGGAGGCATTATCTGCGGGTGTCCCTTTACGGGACATACTCATAGTAATGCCTCTTTCTTTGATTTTTTGTTGATAGAGATGCGATGTGTACACAGAGCCTTGGTCACTATGCAACGTACATCCTTTAGGTAAAGAAGGAAGTTGGCTTAACGTATCTAAGACAAATTCTACGTTTTGATAATCACCAATCGAATACGCAATGATTTCCCCATTAAATAAATCTTGAATACTTGAAAGATACAACTGTTTAGGTCCAAAGGCAAGTAGGTTATATCAGTTACTAATTTCTGAAGAGGACGATCAGCTTGAAACTCACGATTTAATACATTCTCTGCAACCTGATAAGGTTGCCCTGTTTGCTTTCGTTTTTTTCGTTTTACGCGACATTGCCAACCGTATTTCTGCATGACACGTTGTACAAAT
The sequence above is drawn from the Priestia aryabhattai genome and encodes:
- a CDS encoding ASCH domain-containing protein gives rise to the protein MSNHEAQNELPPKTCTIDRLVTMPDDVNKVIKGRKTATRRNGRYADVGEIMVLGNKKFIVERVYSQSLGELTDEIARQEGYDTVEEYKQSILSYHPGMPWLPQMRVWVHEFRPVND
- a CDS encoding universal stress protein; this translates as MYKKILVAFDSSKSSVSALKHGAGLAKTMGSERITVVHINQELPLQEPVLNIDLDKLIDDEDQQLLSSVVQFLSESNVEYDVHAFYGDPSTIITSYAEKEGYDVIIVGNTGKGMIKEALLGSASHKVAHSADCPVIIVK
- a CDS encoding GrpB family protein — protein: MDKPIIIEDYNANWILKFEEEKSILKSIMKDKAIAIEHIGSTSVKGLGAKEIIDIMVGVQHLKDVEEFIEPLKDVGYEHISHAQFPNRRFFRRGLWRAGTHHLHVYKYGSKEWTSNLLFRDYLRTHPLVLQEYQQLKRDLAEKHHFDRVAYTEAKAPFITDIIRKAKNDKNHL
- a CDS encoding helix-turn-helix transcriptional regulator yields the protein MDKDLVKLIRKSYNMNQRDFAKAVNCSFSLIALVEVGKRRVTKDLENKIKNAFNLDDLTLPIFVADFFEKTS
- a CDS encoding DUF2269 family protein, which translates into the protein MDLLYRILVYIHVSSVILSIGPFFILLPMVKKLHIAKEQEMNAYLSTFQSVVRLAKHTGHVLVITGILLVMCGPWTWTTPWIIMTLIFLFCSLFFLARAFSPTLRKYNEEGQNKKELATKLKRSIWIYIILLMTMLWLMVGKPTFW
- a CDS encoding IDEAL domain-containing protein → MENNVLNEMDRVVPSLQDEMLAELFLDQVIKDFKKRKILKEIDHSLKNKDKEAFLHLTEKLKSES
- a CDS encoding MFS transporter, coding for MYKMCAFHTFSFLSTIQIAPRPQARFGTIKSMCTMLILFALTLLAMGIWTNSPTVVIIVVIVAGLFLGTNNTLIRTAVMEVAPVERATVSAAYSFVRFIGGAIGPWLANKLAETYSPHVPFITGAVFVLLAMLVVAFGRKHLLHVDKITH
- a CDS encoding GNAT family N-acetyltransferase — its product is MKVREFQTEDMPQLVYLMDQLGYPTSLEKLESRFSNIQSQPNYHTLVAELNNKVVGMVGLCHNLFYEYDSSYVRIVAFIVDADHRRKGIGEKLMNEAEKWAIGQEATYIMLNSGNREERKIAHKFYLNMGYKDKSTGFSKPLDKQIIKNEKDLKL